The following are from one region of the Coffea eugenioides isolate CCC68of chromosome 2, Ceug_1.0, whole genome shotgun sequence genome:
- the LOC113754071 gene encoding uncharacterized protein LOC113754071, whose translation MTTGSLGLRSSGSYGSLQQQQFQFQNGSVPNQTTPPVNSRKPSKMLKEKERLFPWIFKFAPRKKVGMLLLCAVSAAVFMWVLYVGKGEDSPESTMKNIQFNNTLDYSGFSPLSVENETVKVKIPSKAIIGQGTATSGQLLSLPPPSPPPSPPVYFAGYTLPPGNPCEGFTLPPPPADPKRTGPRPCPVCYLPMEQVLGLKPTAPSFSPVLKNLTYIHEENLTKTEFGGSEFGGYPSLAQRNDSYDIRESMSVHCGFVRGVRPGLGTGFDIDESDLLDMETCQGVVVASAIFGAFDLIRQPKNISDYSKENVCFYMFVDEETEAFLRNSSAVDVNKKNGLWRIVVVRNLPYADPRRNGKVPKLLLHRLFPSARYSLWIDGKLELVVDPYQVLERFLWRKNATFAISRHYRRFDVFVEAEANKAAGKYDNASIDFQIDFYKKEGLTPYSSAKLPITSDVPEGCVIIREHIPISDLFTCLWFNEVDRFTSRDQISFSTVRDKINSKTNWTINMFLDCERRNYVVQGYHRDVLESRGIHPPIAVVHPPPPMIDEEPKKTVPEFLSENINSYLKKITTKRGRDRKSKRHRKVAVGSKDIAST comes from the exons ATGACTACAGGGTCATTGGGTCTTCGATCCTCAGGAAGTTATGGATCATTGCAGCAACAGCAATTTCAGTTTCAGAACGGTTCAGTGCCAAATCAAACTACGCCACCTGTCAATTCGCGAAAGCCATCCAAGATGCTCAAAGAGAAGGAAAGATTGTTTCCCTGGATTTTTAAATTTGCCCCAAGAAAAAAGGTTGGAATGCTGCTCTTGTGTGCTGTTTCGGCCGCCGTATTTATGTGGGTGTTGTATGTTGGCAAAG GTGAAGATTCGCCAGAAAGCACTATGAAGAACATTCAATTTAATAATACTTTGGATTATAGTGGATTTTCTCCACTATCTGTGGAAAATGAGACAGTTAAAGTCAAGATACCTTCTAAGGCAATCATAGGCCAAGGAACTGCAACTTCAGGTCAGCTGCTATCTCTGCCACCGCCCTCGCCTCCTCCGTCTCCTCCAGTATATTTTGCTGGATATACCCTTCCTCCTGGGAATCCATGTGAAGGTTTCACGTTGCCTCCCCCACCAGCAGATCCAAAAAGAACTGGACCGCGTC CCTGTCCAGTGTGCTACCTTCCCATGGAACAAGTTCTCGGCTTAAAACCAACAGCACCATCCTTCTCTCCTGTTCTAAAGAATTTAACTTACATTCATGAAGAAAACCTAACTAAAACTGAATTTGGAGGTTCGGAATTTGGTGGGTATCCTTCACTAGCACAGAGAAATGATTCTTATGATATAAGGGAGTCAATGAGCGTGCACTGCGG GTTTGTAAGAGGAGTCAGGCCTGGACTGGGTACAGGTTTTGACATCGATGAATCTGACCTTCTTGATATGGAAACTTGTCAAGGGGTGGTCGTTGCCTCTGCAATATTTG GTGCCTTTGATTTGATACGTCAACCAAAGAACATTAGTGACTATTCCAAGGAAAACGTCTGCTTCTATATGTTTGTGGATGAAGAAACAGAAGCCTTTTTAAGAAATTCTAGTGCTGTGGATGTTAACAAGAAAAATGGGTTGTGGCGAATTGTTGTTGTTCGCAACTTGCCTTACGCTGATCCAAGACGCAATGGAAAG GTTCCAAAACTTCTACTTCATAGGCTTTTCCCAAGTGCCCGCTATTCCTTATGGATTGATGGAAAGCTTGAGCTGGTGGTAGATCCATATCAAGTACTTGAGAG GTTTTTGTGGAGGAAAAATGCTACTTTTGCAATATCAAGGCATTACAGGCGATTTGATGTGTTTGTGGAAGCAGAAGCTAATAAGGCTGCTGGAAAGTATGACAATGCCTCCATTGACTTCCAGATTGATTTTTATAAAAAGGAGGGTTTGACCCCATATTCTTCGGCTAAACTCCCTATCACTAGTG ATGTTCCTGAAGGATGCGTTATCATAAGGGAGCACATTCCAATCTCCGACCTCTTTACTTGTCTTTGGTTTAATGAAGTGGACCGTTTTACATCGAGAGACCAGATTAGCTTCTCGACTGTAAGGGACAAGATCAACTCAAAGACTAACTGGACAATAAACATGTTCTTGGATTGTGAGAGACGCAACTATGTGGTTCAG GGTTACCACAGAGATGTGCTTGAGAGCCGGGGCATCCACCCCCCTATTGCGGTTGTGCATCCTCCACCACCTATGATTGACGAAGAACCTAAGAAAACAGTACCTGAGTTTTTGTCAGAAAATATTAACTCTTATCTAAAGAAGATCACCACGAAGCGAGGGAGGGACAGAAAATCCAAGCGTCACAGGAAAGTAGCTGTTGGCAGCAAGGATATCGCCTCTACTTAA